One region of Ardenticatenales bacterium genomic DNA includes:
- the rsmA gene encoding ribosomal RNA small subunit methyltransferase A, which translates to MDHPKHILEQHHIEAKKSLGQNFLFDENVLAQIAAAADLATADQVLEIGPGLGHLTQHLATRAGRVVAVELDGRLIPLLRMAFSRSPQVELVHGDVLELNPAAYFGDASYKVVANVPYYITGGILRHLLTSRPRPSLLVMTVQQEVARRLTAQAGDMSLLAVSVRVFGVPRIVTQVKAGAFWPRPKVDSAVVRVDFSRGDGLEGVDEALFFRVARAGFSQKRKQLKNNLTQLGLSNEAVARVLGDAGIDGTRRAQTLSIAEWVALTRAVARP; encoded by the coding sequence ATGGATCATCCCAAGCACATCCTGGAGCAACATCATATTGAGGCCAAGAAGAGTCTAGGCCAGAATTTTCTTTTCGACGAGAATGTTCTGGCGCAGATTGCGGCAGCGGCGGACCTGGCGACTGCCGATCAGGTGTTGGAGATTGGCCCCGGGTTGGGGCATTTGACGCAGCACCTGGCGACGCGGGCGGGGCGGGTGGTGGCCGTGGAACTAGACGGGCGTTTGATTCCGTTGCTGCGGATGGCGTTTTCCCGTTCTCCCCAGGTGGAACTGGTTCATGGGGATGTGTTGGAATTGAATCCGGCGGCGTATTTTGGGGATGCGTCCTACAAGGTGGTGGCCAATGTGCCGTATTACATTACGGGAGGGATTTTGCGCCATTTGTTGACGAGTCGGCCGCGCCCGTCGCTGCTGGTGATGACGGTGCAGCAGGAGGTGGCGCGGCGATTGACGGCGCAGGCGGGGGATATGAGCTTGCTGGCGGTGAGTGTGCGGGTGTTTGGCGTGCCGCGGATTGTGACGCAGGTGAAGGCGGGGGCGTTTTGGCCGCGGCCCAAGGTGGATTCGGCGGTTGTGCGTGTGGACTTTTCGCGGGGGGATGGTTTGGAGGGGGTGGATGAGGCGTTGTTTTTCCGCGTGGCGCGGGCGGGGTTTAGCCAGAAGCGGAAGCAGTTGAAGAATAATCTGACGCAGTTGGGGTTGTCGAATGAGGCGGTGGCGCGGGTGTTGGGAGATGCCGGCATTGACGGAACCCGCCGCGCCCAAACCCTATCCATTGCTGAGTGGGTGGCCCTCACGCGCGCTGTGGCTCGGCCTTAA